The Malus domestica chromosome 13, GDT2T_hap1 genome includes a window with the following:
- the LOC103452068 gene encoding very-long-chain 3-oxoacyl-CoA reductase 1-like translates to MELHELFIAAASTLGFISLCKSSFNFLRWVWVMFLRPPKNLKEYGSWALVTGSADGIGRALAFEMASKGLNLVLLDRNTSKLDATSNELREKYGGQIDVKNIVMDLSKFSGEEIADAIEEEIKGLDVGILVNNAGVAYRFGKFLHEVDDLELMESIKVNMEAATWITRALLPGMLKKKKGAIVNLGSASHAVPSFPLFTNYASSKSYLSMLSRSISLEYKQQGIDIQCQIPMFVATKLTMVKATPFFFPSPETYGKASMRWIGYEHHCSPYWGHSVQWLIVHTLPDAFVTAVCFWYTLRLRKIGQLKRMQQTTRT, encoded by the exons ATGGAACTGCATGAGCTTTTCATAGCGGCAGCAAGCACTTTAGGATTCATCTCTCTTTGCAAATCCTCCTTCAATTTTCTCAGGTGGGTATGGGTCATGTTCTTGAGACCCCCAAAGAATCTCAAGGAGTATGGCTCCTGGGCTCTCGTTACGGGCTCTGCTGATGGTATCGGGAGAGCCCTTGCCTTCGAAATGGCTTCAAAGGGTCTTAACCTAGTCTTGCTTGATCGAAACACTTCAAAGCTTGACGCTACCTCCAACGAATTACGTGAAAAATATGGTGGACAAATTGATGTTAAGAACATTGTTATGGACTTGTCCAAATTTAGTGGGGAGGAAATAGCTGATGCCATAGAGGAAGAGATAAAAGGGCTCGATGTCGGTATTTTGGTAAATAACGCAGGAGTGGCTTACAGATTTGGTAAGTTCCTCCATGAGGTGGATGATTTGGAGTTGATGGAGAGCATAAAGGTGAACATGGAGGCTGCGACGTGGATCACTAGGGCACTGCTTCCAGGTATgctcaagaagaagaaaggagcaATTGTCAATCTTGGCTCTGCCTCTCATGCGGTCCCTTCTTTTCCTCTATTCACTAATTATGCTTCTTCCAAATC GTACCTTTCAATGTTGTCAAGAAGCATTAGTTTGGAATACAAGCAGCAGGGAATTGACATTCAGTGCCAGATTCCTATGTTCGTGGCAACAAAGCTGACAATGGTAAAGGCAActcccttcttcttcccatCACCAGAGACGTACGGCAAGGCAAGCATGCGATGGATTGGCTATGAGCACCATTGTTCGCCCTACTGGGGGCACTCTGTGCAGTGGCTCATAGTACATACATTGCCCGATGCGTTTGTGACTGCTGTGTGTTTTTGGTACACCCTTCGGTTGCGAAAGATTGGCCAATTGAAAAGGATGCAACAAACAACACGAACATGA
- the LOC103452067 gene encoding regulator of G-protein signaling 1, translating to MASCAVEGGCASDYLAVAISAVCFILLLSRAILPFAVLKIPLPKRSGFWIPVIQIYASLNLLLSLVMSLNFLKFKKTYWWHSCYFWAVWIEAPLGFGLLLSCRISQAFQLYYIFVKRCLPPIRSYIFLPLILMPWIAGAAFIQIKRPLNNRCHMGIQWTIPVMSLHTLYVAILVGFTGAIWHIEFRFDELRDLWRGILVSAFSIGVWVVAYFLNEIHEDISWLQVASRFVLLVTASILVLAFFSISSSQPLLSKISLRKREPLSFETMGQALGIPNSGMLLPREPAPVIDPDVPLDKLLTNKRFRQSFMKFADSCLAGESVHFYEEVHELGKIPADDPVRRIYMARHIIDKYIIAGAAMEVNISHRSRQAILTTSNLAQPNLFNDALNELIQLMKTNLAKDFWSSMYFKKFKEEASLRSHELEQMTRWNHSPTTRLSAVHGVDDPFHQEQES from the exons atgGCAAGCTGCGCAGTGGAAGGTGGCTGTGCCAGCGACTACTTGGCCGTCGCCATATCCGCCGTCTGCTTCATTCT GCTTCTTTCACGGGCAATCTTGCCCTTTGCCGTTCTCAAAATTCCTCTTCCGAAACGCAGTGGCTTTTGGATTCCAGTGATTCAAATTTATGCCAGCTTAAACCTTCTGTTGTCGCTTGTG ATGTCTCTCAATTTTCTGAAATTCAAGAAGACATATTGGTGGCATTCTTGCtatttttgggcag TCTGGATTGAAGCTCCGCTTGGCTTTGGTTTACTACTGAGCTGCCGCATATCACAGGCCTTCCAACTGTATTACATTTTTGTAAA GAGGTGTCTACCACCAATCAGATCTTATATATTTCTTCCACTAATTCTCATGCCATGGATTGCTGGGGCTGCTT TTATCCAGATCAAAAGGCCTCTAAATAATCGATGCCACATGGGAATTCAGTGGACCATCCCAGTCATGTCCCTCCACACATTGTATGTTGCCATTTTGGTAGGATTCACGGGGGCTATTTGGCATATAGAGTTCAGGTTTGACGAACTTAGAGACCTCTGGCGGGGAATACTTGTCTCAGCCTTTTCTATTG GAGTATGGGTTGTTGCTTACTTTTTGAATGAAATTCATGAAGATATCTCATGGCTTCAAGTTGCCTCAAGATTTGTGCTCTTAGTTACG GCAAGCATTCTTGTCTTAGCTTTCTTTTCGATATCAAGTTCACAACCTCTTCTATCAAAAATCAGCTTGAGGAAAAGGGAGCCCTTATCATTTGAGACAATGGGTCAGGCTCTGGGGATTCCTAACAGCGGAATGCTATTGCCAAGGGAACCAGCACCTGTGATAGATCCTGATGTGCCACTTGATAAACTTCTTACGAACAAAAGATTCCGTCAGTCCTTCATGAAATTTGCAGACAG TTGTTTGGCAGGGGAGAGTGTCCATTTTTATGAGGAAGTGCATGAACTTGGTAAAATACCAGCGGATGATCCTGTAAGAAGGATTTACATGGCTCGGCATATCATTGACAAGTACATAATTGCAG GTGCAGCAATGGAAGTTAACATTTCTCACCGAAGCAGACAAGCGATTTTGACTACTTCCAATCTGGCACAACCAAATCTTTTTAATGATGCTTTAAATGAGCTGATACAATTGATGAAAACG AACTTGGCAAAAGATTTCTGGTCATCgatgtacttcaagaagttcaaGGAAGAAGCAAGTCTGAGATCTCATGAGCTGGAACAGATGACACGTTGGAACCACTCTCCCACTACCAGGTTGAGTGCTGTACACGGTGTTGATGATCCATTTCACCAAGAACAAGAATCATGA